In one Sphingobacterium daejeonense genomic region, the following are encoded:
- a CDS encoding DUF1398 domain-containing protein: MFNIQQIEAAHSKVKTGADFPNYIKEIQELGVTGFEYFVSNGKEIFFGKDCRVESPDKYEAINISKDVNAHIFKNELLAHQQGKTTFEEFLKMSAETGISYWKVDLDLKTCTYFDLEDREVVKEMLG; encoded by the coding sequence ATGTTTAACATTCAACAAATTGAGGCGGCTCATTCCAAAGTGAAAACAGGAGCTGATTTTCCAAATTACATTAAAGAAATTCAGGAATTAGGTGTTACAGGATTTGAATATTTTGTTTCAAATGGTAAAGAAATTTTTTTCGGAAAGGATTGCCGAGTAGAATCTCCTGACAAATACGAAGCAATTAATATTTCTAAAGATGTGAATGCTCATATTTTTAAAAATGAATTATTGGCCCATCAACAAGGAAAAACAACGTTTGAAGAGTTTTTGAAAATGAGTGCCGAAACTGGAATAAGCTATTGGAAAGTGGATTTAGACCTAAAAACTTGCACCTATTTTGATTTAGAAGACAGGGAAGTGGTAAAAGAAATGCTTGGCTAG
- a CDS encoding regulatory protein RecX encodes MDEPIKKQKTFTPLEAKRKAESYCAYQERSQQEVRDKLYGWGLHKTDVENIIGYLIEENFLNEERFAKAYALGKFRIKGWGKIKITQGLKLKQVSTPLIKIALKQIEPTDYFEKLTAIIIKKSNLIKESDPYKKRNKLYQYALGRGYENNLILEVLKDNDLGD; translated from the coding sequence ATGGACGAACCGATAAAAAAACAAAAGACATTTACGCCACTGGAAGCTAAGAGAAAAGCAGAATCATATTGTGCTTATCAAGAGCGCTCCCAACAAGAGGTGCGTGACAAACTATATGGCTGGGGGCTGCACAAAACAGATGTGGAAAATATAATCGGTTATCTAATCGAAGAAAATTTCCTGAATGAAGAAAGGTTTGCGAAGGCTTATGCGTTAGGAAAATTCAGAATCAAGGGTTGGGGTAAAATAAAGATCACGCAGGGGCTAAAACTTAAGCAGGTATCGACTCCACTCATCAAAATCGCTTTAAAGCAAATCGAGCCAACCGATTATTTTGAAAAATTAACTGCCATTATTATCAAAAAATCGAATTTGATTAAAGAGTCAGATCCATATAAAAAAAGAAATAAGCTATATCAATATGCATTGGGTCGAGGGTATGAAAATAATTTAATTTTAGAGGTACTGAAAGACAACGATTTGGGCGATTAA
- the katG gene encoding catalase/peroxidase HPI, giving the protein MENGNDISKCPFHNGNAKQNLTVAGGGTTNSDWWPKRLKVSLLRQHSNLSDPMGDNFNYAEEFKTLDLEAVKRDLHALMTDSQDWWPADFGHYGGLFIRMAWHSAGTYRVGDGRGGAGTGQQRFAPLNSWPDNVSLDKARRLLWPIKQKYGKKLSWADLLVLTGNIALESMGFKTIGFAGGRVDAFEPDEDVYWGSEETWLGGDIRYSHGGSEGITEKDHGVLSGEEKADGDYHSRDLENPLAAVQMGLIYVNPEGPDGNPDPILAAKDIRDTFGRMAMDDEETVALIAGGHSFGKTHGAGSADHVDKEPEAAGLESQGLGWHSTYKSGVGADAITSGLEVIWTETPTQWSNNFFENLFRYEWELTKSPAGAFQWVAKDADDVIPDPFDPNKKRKPTMLTTDLSLRFDPAYEKISRNFLENPDAFADAFARAWFKLTHRDMGPRSRYLGPDVPAEVFIWQDPIPELNHEVVNDADVESLKEKVLNSGLSVSELVSTAWASASTFRGSDKRGGANGARVRLAPQKRLGGKQS; this is encoded by the coding sequence ATGGAAAATGGAAATGACATCAGCAAATGCCCCTTTCACAATGGCAATGCAAAACAAAATTTAACCGTTGCAGGTGGAGGAACTACAAACTCCGATTGGTGGCCAAAGCGATTAAAAGTTAGCTTATTACGTCAACACTCAAATTTATCAGACCCTATGGGTGATAACTTCAACTATGCTGAAGAGTTTAAAACCCTAGACTTAGAAGCAGTTAAAAGAGACTTACATGCTTTGATGACTGATTCTCAAGATTGGTGGCCTGCTGATTTTGGACATTACGGCGGTTTGTTCATCCGTATGGCTTGGCACTCTGCAGGTACTTACCGTGTAGGCGACGGACGTGGAGGCGCTGGAACGGGACAACAAAGATTTGCACCTTTAAACAGCTGGCCAGACAACGTAAGTCTTGACAAAGCAAGAAGATTATTATGGCCGATAAAACAAAAATATGGTAAAAAACTTTCTTGGGCAGACCTTCTTGTATTAACAGGAAATATCGCCTTAGAATCAATGGGATTTAAAACCATCGGATTTGCAGGTGGACGTGTCGATGCTTTCGAACCTGACGAAGATGTATATTGGGGTTCAGAAGAAACATGGTTAGGTGGTGATATCCGCTATTCCCACGGTGGTTCTGAAGGAATTACAGAAAAAGACCATGGCGTATTGTCTGGAGAAGAAAAGGCGGATGGTGACTATCATTCAAGAGACCTTGAAAACCCGTTGGCCGCAGTACAGATGGGATTGATATACGTAAATCCTGAAGGTCCTGATGGAAACCCCGATCCAATATTAGCAGCAAAAGATATTAGAGACACTTTTGGAAGAATGGCTATGGATGACGAAGAAACTGTAGCATTAATCGCTGGAGGTCACTCTTTTGGAAAAACTCACGGTGCAGGATCAGCAGATCACGTAGATAAAGAACCTGAAGCAGCAGGATTAGAATCCCAAGGTTTAGGCTGGCATAGTACGTATAAATCAGGAGTCGGTGCTGATGCAATTACATCAGGACTTGAAGTAATATGGACAGAAACCCCTACTCAATGGAGCAATAACTTCTTTGAGAACTTATTCAGATACGAATGGGAATTAACCAAAAGTCCAGCTGGAGCCTTCCAATGGGTTGCAAAAGATGCAGATGATGTAATTCCAGATCCATTCGATCCAAACAAAAAACGTAAGCCAACCATGTTGACTACGGATTTGTCCCTAAGATTCGACCCTGCTTATGAGAAAATTTCAAGGAATTTCTTGGAAAACCCAGATGCTTTTGCGGATGCATTTGCTCGTGCATGGTTTAAATTGACACATAGAGATATGGGACCCCGCTCCCGCTATTTAGGTCCAGATGTGCCTGCTGAAGTGTTTATTTGGCAAGACCCTATCCCTGAACTTAATCATGAGGTGGTAAATGATGCTGATGTTGAAAGCCTTAAAGAAAAAGTTCTTAATTCAGGCTTATCAGTTTCAGAATTAGTCTCTACGGCTTGGGCTTCTGCTTCAACATTCCGTGGCTCTGACAAACGTGGTGGAGCAAATGGCGCACGCGTGCGTTTGGCACCACAAAAAAGATTGGGAGGTAAACAATCCTAA
- a CDS encoding peroxidase family protein, protein MAHACVWHHKKDWEVNNPNQLNKVLGVLENIKNEFNQAQVADKKVSIADLIVIAGNAAIEKAAKDAGTTVKVPFTAGRMDASQEETDVESVAFLEPIADGFRNYKKRRYSATTEELLIDKAQLLTLTVPELTVLLAGMRVLDTNYDGSKNGVFTNRPGQLTNDFLVNLLDMNTAWKAASEDKELYIGSDRKTGQTKWTGTRADLVFGSNSELRVVAEIYASADAQEKFVNDFVKAWTKVMNADRFDVK, encoded by the coding sequence ATGGCGCACGCGTGCGTTTGGCACCACAAAAAAGATTGGGAGGTAAACAATCCTAACCAACTTAATAAAGTCTTAGGAGTCCTTGAAAACATCAAAAATGAATTCAATCAAGCACAAGTTGCAGATAAAAAAGTCTCGATTGCAGATCTAATCGTAATTGCAGGTAATGCTGCAATCGAAAAAGCTGCTAAAGATGCTGGTACAACAGTAAAAGTTCCATTCACTGCAGGACGTATGGATGCTTCCCAGGAGGAAACTGATGTTGAGTCTGTAGCATTCTTAGAGCCTATTGCTGATGGATTCAGAAATTACAAGAAAAGAAGATATTCTGCTACTACAGAAGAACTATTAATTGATAAAGCTCAATTATTAACTTTAACAGTTCCAGAATTAACAGTTCTATTGGCAGGAATGCGTGTATTAGATACCAATTACGATGGATCTAAAAACGGTGTCTTCACAAACAGACCAGGTCAATTGACAAATGATTTCTTAGTGAATCTCTTGGACATGAACACCGCTTGGAAAGCTGCATCAGAAGATAAAGAGTTATATATCGGTTCTGACCGCAAAACTGGCCAAACAAAATGGACTGGTACTAGAGCAGATCTAGTATTTGGATCAAACTCTGAACTTAGAGTTGTCGCTGAAATTTACGCTAGTGCAGATGCTCAAGAAAAATTCGTCAATGATTTTGTCAAAGCATGGACTAAAGTAATGAATGCTGATAGGTTTGACGTAAAGTAG